Proteins co-encoded in one Oreochromis aureus strain Israel breed Guangdong linkage group 3, ZZ_aureus, whole genome shotgun sequence genomic window:
- the LOC116325082 gene encoding uncharacterized protein LOC116325082, whose translation MAEEEENSSSSTGYGPRRDTTGGRWQRLVFNGDENSYELWEAKFLGHMRIIGLKDTILSATNPDAEKNAECYAELIQFLDDKSLSLVMRDATDDGRKALKILRDHYDSKGKPRIIALYTELTSLQKKPDETVTDYIIRAEKAVTSLRNAKEVISDGLIIAMILKGLPEAYKPFAIHTTQSSEDLTFTQFKSNLRSYEETEKFDNKVKTDNVMKVDLTSITCHGCGNRGHFVKDCRQKGTPKWCSYHRSSTHSDETCRRKTKYRDDAKLTVGKQEDKKEEQTFVFKVSQRLLPTDIIREGLMVDCGATSHIITEKNKFIKFDETFDPEKHYMELADGSRTNNVALKRGDANVSLRDVQGHCTTITLRDALFIPSYPQSIFSVKAATTYGAQVVFKKGQNELVNKDGTVFSIEEYNRLYYLKTVQYVILRASGQHWGRKEAEVLPRRSCSEDTVWSLRMRTSK comes from the exons ATggccgaagaagaagaaaactcttCGAGCTCAACAGGTTATGGGCCCAGGCGTGACACAACAGGAGGAAGATGGCAGAGGTTAGTGTTCAACGGAGACGAAAACAGTTACGAACTCTGGGAGGCAAAGTTTCTCGGCCACATGCGGATCATTGGTCTAAAGGACACTATATTATCAGCCACTAACCCAGATGCAGAGAAGAATGCTGAATGCTACGCTGAACTGATTCAGTTTCTTGATGATAAAAGCCTTTCACTGGTAATGAGAGATGCGACTGACGACGgaagaaaagctttaaaaatactACGTGACCACTACGATAGTAAAGGCAAGCCCAGAATCATCGCACTGTACACAGAGCTGACGTCTTTACAGAAGAAACCAGATGAGACAGTGACAGATTATATTATCCGAGCTGAAAAAGCAGTGACCTCCCTAAGAAATGCAAAAGAAGTCATCAGTGATGGACTTATTATCGCTATGATTTTAAAGGGGCTTCCTGAAGCTTACAAGCCATTTGCTATTCACACAACTCAAAGCAGTGAAGATTTAACATTCACACAGTTCAAAAGCAACCTACGAAGTTATGAGGAAACCGAGAAATTCgacaacaaagtaaaaacagaTAATGTGATGAAGGTTGATTTAACCTCCATCACCTGTCATGGATGCGGAAACCGAGGACATTTTGTAAAAGATTGTCGCCAAAAGGGAACACCTAAGTGGTGTAGCTACCATAGAAGCTCGACACACAGTGATGAGACATGTAGAAGAAAAACCAAGTACAGAGATGATGCAAAACTAACTGTAGGAAAACAAGAGGACAAGAAAGAAGAGCAGACTTTTGTATTTAAAGTTAGTCAAAGACTTCTGCCTACTGACATAATAAGAGAAGGACTAATGGTGGACTGTGGTGCTACTTCACACATCATTACAGAGAAGAACAAGTTCATAAAGTTTGATGAGACTTTTGATCCAGAGAAACACTACATGGAGCTTGCTGATGGATCCAGGACAAATAACGTCGCACTCAAGAGGGGAGATGCCAACGTCTCTCTACGGGACGTACAAGGACACTGTACCACCATCACACTGAGAGATGCTCTGTTCATCCCATCCTACCCTCAGAGCATATTTTCAGTGAAGGCAGCTACAACCTATGGAGCACAGGTGGTCTTCAAGAAGGGACAGAATGAACTAGTGAACAAAGATGGGACAGTCTTCTCCATTGAAGAATACAACAGACTCTACTATTTGAAAACG GTACAGTACGTGATATTAAGGGCAAGCGGTCAACACTGGggaagaaaagaagcagaagtcCTTCCAAGAAGGAGCTGCAGTGAGGACACAGTCTGGTCACTGAG GATGAGAACATCAAAATGA